TACCATTTCAAATAATATATCTTTTgatgaaaatcaaatattattattttaaataaatttatatagtaATATAATAGTGAGATATATCTAAACTTTAAAAagtagttttcaaaaaaaaactttcaataaaataaatttatttaccatgaataaatattttaaaaattagattcaacaatttctttttctcttaattttctAACATCTAGAAGAAAGAAagataattgaataatttatattttcaatttaaaaatttataaaatttgaataaTAATTAATACCGTTAACATTTTAACTTAAACTTTCTCTTCTGATCATTTTGTTTGTTGAAGCCGCTTGGACTCGATAGTCTAATCAAATCGCTCGAATAACGAATAGATCATACTATTTTTATGTATTGTATAAATCGAATATCTCCGCCAAAGTCGGATAGGACTCCTTAAAGGTTTTggtttaattttcaaaaatatatttatgtattaacaatttaaatatagtaaaaaaatagtattaaatatttttaacatgcAAATAAACATTCTTTTAGTTAttaatataagtcgttttgggGAAAAACTGTATACTAaattataaattgttttataatatcaaaaaatcattaataacatttttttattatatttttcaatattttttttaatactttaaatttatcttttctatataattaataaaattaaattgtataaaatatttctctttttcaaacaataataattatatttttttaatatgttaGAAAAATCTAAaatgatttataataaaaaaaaaataagcgtACTTCTTAACTAAACTTACATTAGttagaaaactcaaaaaaaaaattataataaaaaacaaaaatgcgTACTTATTAATTAgacttacaattttttttaaaatatttcaaagTAGGTGAAAGATCGAGCGACTTTAAACAGCGAGATATTAGATTCGAATTCTTTTTTTCGTGTTTGGTTTGTTGGATAAATTTATCTAAACTTTGTTCGACTTCAAAACTAACAATTGAGCTTTGTTATATCTTcgatattaataatttattacacACAATTAGTTATTtgtcaattgtattaaatattgattattagtaaaaaaaaatgttaaaaatgttATATTAAGACTAAAATTATGGcctagattaaaaaaaaaactttaaaaaataaatatattcatatTAATTGAGAATGTTATTTTGTGTTTTCTAGGAACTCTTTGATTCTCCTTATACACCAATTCTATCTATCACCCGACCAAATTCCAAAGTTCCCAAAAAAAAACCAAATCCCAATTTCAAAGGTAGTACAAGGAAAGTGTAACAACCAGAGACAACACAAATATCAAAACTAAACAGTAAAAATTCTCACACCCCCCCAAAAAACACACACTCTGACTCTATCCTCTGTTCTTGTTCTGTTCTGTTCTGTTCCACCCATAACTATGGATTTTTGgacttcttctctccctcttgatGATGAATTCGAAAAGCTTGTAATTCGAATGAATCCACCAAAGTTAATACCATAACATCTTCATTTTCATTCTCCTATTTCTGTTGTTATGAAACTGAATTTATGAAACtgaatttaatttctttgttttttgttttttgttgctgCAGAGTCACTGTTGATAATACTTCAAGAAGATCAACCACTTTGATAAAGGTTTGAAATTTTAACGTTATAAGGTCTTAATTTTTGATGAATTTCAAAAGGGTCATTTttgtttatgaaatttttttgatGTGAATTGTTGTGGTAGGTTGATAGTGCTAATAAGCGTGGTAGTTTGTTGGAAGTTGTTCAAGTTCTTACTGATATGAATCTCATTGTTAGAAGAGCTTATATTTCTTCTGATGGAGGATGGTTTATGGATGGTATAATATAATTCTTAATTTCTCATCAATTGGTTCATTAATCACCAttgattttttcattaaaaatgtgtttttttttttctgttgatGATTTTCAGTTTTTCATGTTACTGATCAAAATGGGAAGAAGTGTCTTCAAGAAGATGTTGCTGACAGAATTCAACAGGTAATAGATCTGTttgtgataataataataatctgatgttagttttaggtttgaaatttgttATGATTGTAATTAAGATTTTATGTACTgattgatattttctgattttatCCAAAATAATAGAGTATCCAATCATGAGTAATCATATCATTGTTTCCGGGGTTCTCGGATCGTAATTGTGTCCGCATCCGCATTGGGCGTATTTGCTTTTAATGAGCTAATAGTActttttgctttgtttgtttcaGTCACTTGGTCAAAGAGTGAATAGTTTCCGCTCCGTGAGAAGGTCTATCGGAGTTCAAGCTGCGGCTGAACATACGACAATCGAGTTAACTGGACGAGATAGGCCAGGACTGCTTTCTGAAGTTTTTGCAATTCTCTCTGACCTGAAATGCAATGTGGTAGCGGCTGATATTTGGACTCATAATTCGAGAATGGCGTCGGTCGTTTACATCACCGACGATGCGACAGGATTGCCGATAGACAATCATGACCGCCTCGCCAAGATTAAGCATCTTCTGCTTTATGTGCTGAGAGGAGACATCGACAAGAAGAACGCGAACACATCTGTTTCGTTTTGTTCGATTCATAAGGAAAGGAGGCTGCATCAGTTAATGTATGCTG
Above is a window of Vicia villosa cultivar HV-30 ecotype Madison, WI unplaced genomic scaffold, Vvil1.0 ctg.000538F_1_1, whole genome shotgun sequence DNA encoding:
- the LOC131629218 gene encoding ACT domain-containing protein ACR4-like, encoding MDFWTSSLPLDDEFEKLVIRMNPPKVTVDNTSRRSTTLIKVDSANKRGSLLEVVQVLTDMNLIVRRAYISSDGGWFMDVFHVTDQNGKKCLQEDVADRIQQSLGQRVNSFRSVRRSIGVQAAAEHTTIELTGRDRPGLLSEVFAILSDLKCNVVAADIWTHNSRMASVVYITDDATGLPIDNHDRLAKIKHLLLYVLRGDIDKKNANTSVSFCSIHKERRLHQLMYADRDYDVYDGDYSCSTSDRNKLYVTVDDCIDKGYTVVNLRCPDRPKLIFDTVFTITDMQYVVYHGTVIAEGPEAYQEYYIRHVDGYPISSESERQRVIHCLEAAVRRRTSEGVKLELCGEDRAGLLSDVTRIFRENGLSVCRAEVTTRGSQAMNVFYVTDVSGNPVKSETIEAVRKEIGLSILRVKDDETCMNSPSRGSGKFSLRELVRSRSEKFLYNLGLMKSSS